A genomic segment from Bos taurus isolate L1 Dominette 01449 registration number 42190680 breed Hereford chromosome 1, ARS-UCD2.0, whole genome shotgun sequence encodes:
- the POU1F1 gene encoding pituitary-specific positive transcription factor 1, which produces MSCQPFTSTDTFIPLNSESSATLPLIMHPSAAECLPVSNHATNVMSTATGLHYSVPSCHYGNQSSTYGVMAGSLTPCLYKFPDHTLSHGFPPMHQPLLSEDPTAADFKQELRRKSKLVEEPIDMDSPEIRELEKFANEFKVRRIKLGYTQTNVGEALAAVHGSEFSQTTICRFENLQLSFKNACKLKAILSKWLEEAEQVGALYNEKVGANERKRKRRTTISIAAKDALERHFGEQNKPSSQEILRMAEELNLEKEVVRVWFCNRRQREKRVKTSLNQSLFTISKEHLECR; this is translated from the exons ATGAGTTGCCAACCTTTTACTTCGACTGATACCTTTATACCTCTGAATTCTGAGTCTTCTGCAACTCTGCCTCTGATAATGCATCCCAGTGCTGCGGAGTGCCTACCGGTCTCCAACCACGCCACCAACGTGATGTCCACAG CAACAGGACTTCATTATTCTGTTCCTTCCTGTCATTATGGAAACCAGTCATCGACCTATGGCGTGATGGCAG GGAGCTTAACCCCTTGTCTTTATAAGTTTCCTGACCACACGTTGAGTCATGGTTTTCCTCCCATGCATCAGCCTCTCCTTTCAGAGGACCCCACTGCCGCTGATTTCAAGCAGGAGCTCAGGCGGAAAAGCAAATTGGTTGAAGAGCCAATAGACATGGATTCTCCAGAAATCCGAGAACTTGAAAAGTTTGCCAATGAGTTTAAAGTGAGAAGAATTAAGCTAG GATACACCCAGACAAATGTTGGGGAAGCTCTGGCAGCTGTGCATGGCTCTGAATTCAGTCAAACAACTATCTGCCGATTTGAAAACCTGCAGCTCAGCTTCAAAAATGCATGCAAACTAAAAGCAATATTATCCAAATGGCTGGAGGAAGCCGAGCAAGTAGGAG CTTTATACAATGAGAAAGTTGgtgcaaatgaaagaaaaaggaaacggAGAACAACAATCAG TATTGCTGCTAAAGACGCCCTGGAGAGACACTTTGGAGAACAGAATAAGCCTTCCTCTCAGGAGATCCTGCGGATGGCTGAAGAACTaaacctggagaaagaagtggtgAGGGTTTGGTTTTGTAACCGAAGGCAGAGAGAAAAACGGGTGAAGACAAGCCTGAATCAGAGTTTATTTACTATTTCTAAGGAGCATCTCGAATGCAGATAG